One part of the Aurantibacillus circumpalustris genome encodes these proteins:
- the pdxH gene encoding pyridoxamine 5'-phosphate oxidase: MKEKKFEINRILKETRKDYVQHVLLEQDCCNDPFDQFELWFKEAVEKDSMYANAMTVSTVDENGMPDSRIVLLRNLSYGGFTFYTNYESSKGNQIKNNSKASILFFWKELERQVRMQGEIRFLPIGESELYFRSRPFESKVGAWASQQSSRIENRAALDERYEETLLKYKDKKVPRPNHWGGYVLVPVSFEFWQGRASRLHDRIKYSLQENNKTEHWKMVRLMP; the protein is encoded by the coding sequence ATGAAAGAGAAAAAATTCGAGATAAACCGCATTTTAAAAGAAACACGAAAAGACTATGTGCAACATGTTTTGTTAGAGCAGGATTGTTGTAATGATCCTTTTGACCAATTTGAACTCTGGTTTAAAGAGGCTGTTGAAAAGGATTCTATGTATGCCAATGCCATGACTGTGTCTACCGTGGATGAAAACGGTATGCCCGATTCAAGAATTGTGTTGTTAAGAAATTTAAGTTACGGTGGTTTCACTTTTTATACCAATTACGAAAGTTCAAAAGGCAATCAAATAAAAAATAATTCCAAGGCTAGTATTTTATTTTTTTGGAAAGAGCTCGAACGTCAAGTAAGAATGCAAGGCGAAATAAGGTTTCTTCCAATCGGAGAATCTGAATTGTATTTTCGTTCACGACCTTTCGAAAGTAAAGTAGGAGCTTGGGCCTCGCAGCAAAGTTCAAGAATAGAAAATCGCGCCGCCTTAGATGAGCGTTATGAAGAAACACTGTTGAAGTATAAAGATAAAAAAGTGCCGCGTCCTAATCACTGGGGTGGTTATGTGTTGGTACCTGTTTCCTTTGAATTTTGGCAAGGAAGGGCAAGTCGTTTACACGATCGTATAAAATATTCTTTACAAGAAAATAATAAAACTGAGCACTGGAAAATGGTAAGGTTAATGCCTTAG
- a CDS encoding OsmC family protein — MHNYQVNLNWLEGRKGEISSPELTTKIEVATPPAFPGGVEGIWSPEHLLTAAVNSCFMTTFLAIAENSKLAFKKFSCTSEGILDQVEGKYLMTEIILKPQVELVNEADKERAERILQKSEKACLISNSIKSKVTLVTTIEA, encoded by the coding sequence ATGCACAATTACCAGGTAAACCTTAATTGGTTAGAAGGAAGAAAAGGTGAAATTTCGTCGCCTGAATTAACTACAAAAATTGAAGTGGCCACGCCCCCCGCATTTCCAGGTGGAGTAGAGGGGATTTGGTCGCCCGAACATTTGCTTACGGCGGCGGTAAATTCTTGCTTTATGACTACTTTTTTAGCCATTGCAGAAAATTCTAAGTTAGCATTCAAAAAATTTAGTTGTACTTCAGAAGGAATATTGGATCAGGTAGAGGGTAAATATTTAATGACTGAGATTATTCTTAAACCCCAGGTGGAACTTGTAAATGAAGCGGATAAGGAAAGAGCGGAACGGATTTTACAGAAATCTGAAAAGGCTTGCCTGATATCTAATTCTATCAAATCGAAAGTAACTTTGGTTACCACAATCGAAGCGTAA
- the trxA gene encoding thioredoxin, translated as MKSFNELINSEKPVLVDFFAEWCGPCKTMAPILKEAKSQMGEDATIIKVDVDKNQQVAAAYQVRSVPTLILFKQGKVVWKQSGVVPANELVLLFKQHK; from the coding sequence ATGAAAAGCTTTAACGAACTCATTAATTCTGAAAAACCTGTTTTGGTTGATTTTTTTGCTGAATGGTGCGGTCCTTGTAAAACCATGGCTCCGATTTTAAAAGAAGCTAAATCTCAAATGGGAGAAGATGCCACCATTATTAAAGTGGATGTGGATAAAAATCAGCAGGTGGCGGCGGCTTATCAAGTAAGAAGTGTGCCTACTCTAATTCTTTTCAAACAGGGAAAAGTAGTATGGAAACAATCGGGAGTTGTACCAGCAAATGAATTAGTTTTGTTATTTAAACAACATAAATAA
- a CDS encoding YgaP family membrane protein, whose amino-acid sequence MKKNMGTADRIIRIILAVVMIGLFLTDAITGTWAYVLMAAAIIFLLTSVISFCPLYLPFGIKTCKEKQS is encoded by the coding sequence ATGAAAAAAAATATGGGAACAGCGGATAGAATAATAAGAATTATTCTCGCAGTAGTAATGATTGGTTTATTCTTAACAGATGCAATCACAGGAACTTGGGCTTACGTGCTAATGGCAGCCGCAATTATTTTTCTATTAACCAGCGTTATTTCTTTTTGTCCGCTTTATTTACCATTCGGGATAAAAACATGTAAAGAAAAACAATCATAG
- a CDS encoding cation transporter, whose product MKVDIKIDNLKCGGCASTIHKGLTSINGVKTVHVEVEEEIVQVEFENEVTLSQIKTKLKSMGYPEKGTVEGFEKLTTGAKSYVSCAIGKFSDKEKNSEA is encoded by the coding sequence ATGAAAGTTGATATTAAAATTGATAACCTAAAATGTGGCGGTTGTGCGTCTACTATTCATAAAGGTTTAACTTCTATTAACGGGGTTAAAACCGTTCATGTTGAAGTTGAGGAAGAAATTGTACAAGTGGAATTTGAAAATGAGGTGACTCTTTCACAAATTAAAACCAAACTAAAGTCAATGGGCTATCCAGAAAAAGGAACTGTTGAAGGTTTTGAAAAATTAACCACAGGTGCTAAATCGTATGTAAGTTGTGCCATTGGTAAATTTTCTGACAAAGAGAAGAATTCCGAAGCTTAA
- a CDS encoding J domain-containing protein translates to MNYKDYYKILGVSKTATPDQIKKAYRKLAIQYHPDKNQNNKSAEDKFKEVNEANEVLSDPEKRKKYDELGENWQSYQQHGGSNAGQDFDWSKWQNAQSGGRGQSQGQQFNESDFSDFFENIFGGKFSGGRKQQSFKGQDYQASVQISLEEAYAGTTRQLDLGTEKLKINLKPGTQESQILRLKGKGSAGMNGGSAGDLYLTVHIAEHPHFKLQGNDVHCDVKVDLYTAILGGQTLIRTLKGAIKMTISKYTQNEKVLRLKGMGMPVYGKSNEFGDLYAKVKIEIPEKLSEKELQLFTELSNLKNKAHAESL, encoded by the coding sequence GTGAACTACAAAGACTATTATAAAATATTAGGTGTTTCTAAAACGGCCACTCCAGACCAAATTAAAAAAGCGTACCGTAAGTTGGCTATTCAGTACCATCCTGATAAAAACCAAAATAATAAATCGGCAGAAGACAAGTTTAAAGAAGTCAATGAAGCGAACGAAGTTTTAAGTGACCCTGAAAAAAGAAAAAAATACGACGAGTTAGGAGAGAACTGGCAAAGCTACCAACAACATGGGGGCAGCAATGCAGGACAAGATTTTGATTGGTCTAAATGGCAAAACGCGCAAAGTGGAGGAAGAGGTCAATCTCAAGGACAACAATTTAACGAAAGTGATTTTTCTGATTTCTTTGAAAATATTTTTGGTGGGAAATTCAGCGGCGGCAGAAAGCAACAATCGTTTAAAGGACAAGATTATCAGGCTTCTGTTCAAATTTCACTGGAAGAAGCTTATGCTGGCACCACAAGGCAACTTGATTTAGGAACTGAAAAATTAAAAATTAATTTAAAACCTGGCACTCAGGAAAGCCAAATACTCAGACTTAAAGGAAAAGGATCCGCAGGAATGAATGGTGGATCGGCTGGTGATTTGTATTTAACGGTGCACATTGCTGAACATCCTCATTTTAAACTTCAGGGCAACGACGTACATTGTGATGTTAAAGTTGATTTGTACACAGCCATTCTTGGTGGTCAAACACTGATAAGAACTTTAAAAGGTGCTATTAAAATGACCATTAGCAAATACACACAAAACGAAAAAGTACTTCGCTTAAAAGGCATGGGAATGCCCGTGTACGGCAAAAGCAATGAATTTGGCGACCTTTATGCGAAAGTGAAAATAGAAATTCCAGAAAAACTCTCTGAAAAAGAACTTCAATTATTTACTGAATTGTCTAACTTAAAAAACAAAGCACATGCTGAGTCTTTATGA
- a CDS encoding heavy metal translocating P-type ATPase produces MSENTVDKSKEIVCYHCGEDCDDTSIHKEEKIFCCEGCKMVFEIINENGLCEYYDLDKNPGIAQKTKVRAGKFAFLDNAEVTTKLVHFSEGDQKHITFYLPQMHCSSCIWLLEHLPKLHKGVIQSQVNFLKKEITVVFDSTRVTLKVLAELLSEIGYEPHISLNDLSDSKISKYDKSRLYKIGIAGFCFGNIMMLSFPEYFSNGTDNDKSLQTIFSFINLGLALPVFFYCASEFFTSAYKSLKQKFLNIDAPIALAILITFARSIYEITSFSGPGYLDSMSGIVFFMLVGRFFQNKSYDTLNFDRDYKSYFPLGVTVLNNDTTETQIPVSELKKGNRIKIHNSEIIPADGILFMGKATIDYSFVTGESTPVEKNIGEIIYAGGKQCSGAIELEVVKEVSQSYLTQLWNNTAFKNKKNQPKDSFIHLISRYFTYGLFSIALTAGIYWSLQGGGLAWNAVTSILIVACPCALLLSATFTNGNMISVLQKYNFFVKNAEVLETISETDTLVFDKTGTITRQDTSTATFRGCDLNDYHLQLIRMLAAQSSHPLSKAIAASIPFQKKLSVKNYVEEAGKGSSALINNESIRMGSSEFITGASSKENTDGSKVYVSHNEQVLGWYYIKTPYRENLSEVMNGLKQNYQLALISGDTSTEETYLNKLFGKEVELHFNKKPQDKLDYIKNLQNKGHKVLMIGDGLNDAGALQQSEVGIAISDNINNFSPGSDIILDGKSFNKLNALLDYCRKEKQIIYGSFIISLLYNVVGLSFAVQGTLSPVIAAILMPISSISIVLYTTVASRWFARKLG; encoded by the coding sequence ATGTCAGAAAACACCGTAGATAAATCTAAAGAAATAGTTTGCTACCATTGTGGTGAAGACTGTGATGATACTTCCATACATAAAGAGGAAAAGATTTTTTGTTGTGAAGGCTGCAAGATGGTGTTTGAGATCATTAATGAAAATGGACTCTGTGAATATTACGACCTCGATAAAAATCCAGGAATTGCACAAAAAACAAAAGTACGCGCAGGCAAATTTGCTTTCTTAGACAATGCTGAAGTAACCACTAAATTGGTGCATTTTTCGGAAGGAGATCAAAAGCACATCACGTTTTACTTGCCACAAATGCATTGCAGCAGCTGCATTTGGCTGCTTGAGCATTTACCCAAATTACACAAAGGCGTTATTCAATCTCAGGTAAATTTTCTTAAAAAAGAAATCACTGTGGTTTTTGATTCCACACGTGTTACATTAAAAGTTTTAGCAGAACTTCTCAGTGAAATTGGCTACGAGCCACATATTAGCTTAAACGATCTTTCAGATTCCAAAATAAGTAAGTACGATAAATCACGTTTGTACAAAATTGGCATAGCCGGTTTTTGTTTTGGGAACATCATGATGCTGAGTTTTCCAGAGTATTTTTCAAACGGCACCGACAATGATAAATCTTTACAAACCATTTTTAGTTTTATCAATTTGGGATTAGCACTCCCAGTCTTCTTTTACTGCGCCTCTGAATTTTTTACTTCGGCCTACAAAAGTTTGAAACAAAAATTTCTGAACATTGATGCGCCGATCGCCCTTGCCATCCTGATTACCTTTGCAAGAAGCATTTATGAAATCACGAGCTTCTCAGGTCCTGGCTACCTCGATTCTATGAGCGGCATTGTGTTTTTTATGCTGGTGGGCCGATTTTTTCAAAATAAAAGTTACGACACACTCAATTTCGATCGTGATTATAAATCTTACTTTCCACTCGGTGTCACTGTTTTAAACAACGATACCACGGAAACTCAAATTCCAGTTTCAGAATTAAAAAAAGGAAACCGTATTAAAATTCATAACAGTGAAATTATTCCTGCAGACGGAATTCTGTTTATGGGAAAGGCCACCATTGATTATAGTTTTGTAACGGGTGAATCTACTCCTGTTGAAAAAAACATCGGTGAAATTATTTACGCAGGAGGAAAACAATGCTCTGGCGCGATAGAACTAGAAGTGGTGAAAGAAGTTTCACAAAGCTATCTCACACAACTTTGGAACAACACCGCTTTTAAAAACAAAAAGAATCAACCTAAAGATTCTTTTATTCATTTAATCAGTCGTTATTTTACCTACGGTTTATTTAGCATTGCTTTAACAGCTGGTATTTACTGGAGTCTACAGGGTGGTGGTTTGGCATGGAACGCTGTAACCTCTATTTTGATTGTTGCTTGTCCTTGTGCATTGTTACTTTCGGCAACCTTTACGAATGGAAACATGATCAGCGTTTTGCAGAAATATAATTTCTTTGTAAAAAATGCAGAAGTACTTGAAACCATTTCTGAAACCGACACTTTGGTATTTGATAAAACGGGAACTATTACCCGCCAAGATACTTCAACCGCCACCTTTAGAGGTTGTGACTTAAACGACTATCATTTACAACTTATTCGTATGCTGGCGGCTCAATCCAGTCATCCATTAAGCAAAGCTATCGCTGCCTCCATTCCATTTCAAAAAAAATTATCTGTAAAAAATTATGTAGAAGAAGCCGGAAAAGGAAGTTCTGCCTTGATCAATAATGAATCTATCCGTATGGGTTCTTCGGAGTTTATAACCGGTGCGAGTTCAAAAGAAAATACGGATGGTAGTAAGGTTTATGTTTCGCACAACGAACAAGTTTTAGGTTGGTATTACATTAAAACGCCGTACCGTGAAAATCTTTCTGAAGTGATGAACGGACTTAAACAAAATTATCAGCTCGCTTTAATTTCTGGTGACACTAGTACAGAAGAAACTTATCTCAATAAATTATTTGGAAAAGAAGTGGAACTTCATTTTAATAAAAAACCGCAAGACAAACTCGATTACATTAAAAACCTTCAAAACAAAGGACATAAAGTGCTGATGATTGGTGACGGTTTAAACGACGCCGGTGCTCTGCAACAAAGCGAAGTAGGAATTGCCATCAGCGATAACATCAATAATTTTTCTCCTGGTAGCGATATTATTTTGGATGGCAAATCTTTCAATAAACTCAACGCCCTACTCGACTATTGTAGAAAAGAGAAACAAATTATTTACGGAAGTTTTATCATCTCTTTATTATACAATGTAGTTGGTTTAAGTTTTGCCGTGCAAGGAACACTTTCCCCTGTTATTGCGGCGATTCTGATGCCAATTAGTTCTATTTCTATTGTGCTTTATACGACTGTTGCCAGTAGATGGTTTGCGAGGAAGTTGGGCTAG
- a CDS encoding VIT1/CCC1 transporter family protein, giving the protein MITIDNYLDSHYIHRSNWLRAAVLGANDGIISVSSLAIGVAAASSTREPIVLATVAGLVAGALSMAAGEYVSVSSQTDTEKADIEREIKELKEMPEEELTILAQIYEKRGLKKETARQVAIELTEKDALGTHIRDELGINEISQANPIQAAFASGASFTVGGVLPLLVVLFATVKGMEYWLYGFTLIFLIILGATSAKTGGSSIKKAILRITIWGTIAMVLSALVGYLFGVNI; this is encoded by the coding sequence ATGATAACAATCGACAACTACTTAGATAGCCATTACATACACCGAAGCAACTGGTTGAGAGCTGCTGTTCTTGGAGCAAATGACGGAATAATTTCCGTTTCTAGTCTTGCAATAGGAGTGGCTGCTGCAAGTTCGACAAGAGAGCCGATTGTTTTAGCAACAGTCGCAGGACTTGTTGCTGGAGCTTTATCTATGGCAGCAGGCGAATATGTTTCGGTAAGTTCGCAAACCGACACTGAAAAGGCGGACATTGAAAGAGAAATTAAGGAACTAAAAGAAATGCCAGAAGAAGAACTTACTATTTTGGCTCAAATCTATGAGAAGCGTGGACTAAAAAAAGAAACCGCAAGACAAGTGGCAATTGAATTGACAGAAAAAGACGCTTTGGGAACACACATAAGAGATGAATTAGGCATCAACGAAATAAGTCAAGCAAATCCAATACAAGCTGCTTTTGCATCTGGAGCCTCTTTCACTGTTGGTGGCGTATTACCGCTTTTAGTTGTCCTTTTTGCAACTGTTAAAGGAATGGAATATTGGTTGTATGGTTTTACACTAATTTTCCTAATCATTTTAGGAGCGACATCTGCAAAAACAGGTGGTTCAAGCATTAAAAAAGCAATCTTGCGAATTACCATTTGGGGTACAATTGCAATGGTACTTTCTGCGTTAGTTGGTTACCTTTTTGGAGTAAATATTTAA
- a CDS encoding bestrophin family ion channel has protein sequence MIKTERQGLLHLLKIATPFIIITTVYTIFVLALEEYFGDHIYKISGQIGSVFGLAVAFFLGFRMNSAYDRWWEARKIFGELTNNTRSFVAKIYAYYGNEQHFKETKQNDINLKAQKIIELSILYIGQLKNEMHNNLHPKFDDQTNKLFSEFKINTENKISNEILVAITKDIEDNFTTSARIEKGDLMQHINRFYDIQGKAERIKNTPFLMIYSAFTKLIVNFYVILIPLFIGDIDLGGEESGFEFLAVPIMVIISTAFLTINKLANLYGEPFSENKKTSVTIDDICKIIEQNCNEVCSKLK, from the coding sequence ATGATAAAAACAGAAAGGCAAGGTTTACTTCATCTGCTAAAAATTGCAACACCGTTTATTATAATTACAACGGTATATACAATTTTTGTGCTTGCTCTTGAAGAATATTTCGGTGACCACATTTACAAAATATCTGGACAAATTGGTTCAGTATTTGGACTTGCGGTTGCTTTCTTTCTTGGTTTCAGGATGAACTCTGCCTATGACAGATGGTGGGAAGCAAGAAAAATATTTGGCGAATTGACTAACAATACACGAAGTTTTGTTGCAAAAATTTATGCTTACTATGGAAATGAACAACATTTCAAAGAAACCAAACAAAATGACATAAATCTCAAAGCACAAAAAATCATTGAGTTAAGCATTTTATACATAGGACAGCTAAAAAATGAAATGCACAACAACTTGCATCCAAAATTTGATGACCAAACAAACAAACTATTTTCTGAATTTAAGATAAACACAGAGAATAAAATTTCAAATGAGATTTTAGTAGCAATCACAAAGGACATTGAAGATAATTTTACAACATCTGCAAGAATTGAAAAAGGAGATTTGATGCAACATATCAATCGGTTTTATGACATTCAAGGAAAAGCAGAAAGAATAAAGAACACACCATTCCTTATGATTTACAGTGCATTCACAAAATTAATTGTAAATTTCTATGTAATCCTTATTCCACTATTTATTGGCGACATTGACTTGGGTGGTGAAGAAAGTGGATTTGAGTTTTTGGCTGTTCCTATTATGGTAATTATTAGCACAGCCTTTTTGACAATAAACAAACTTGCGAATTTGTATGGAGAACCTTTTTCTGAAAACAAAAAAACATCTGTAACCATTGACGACATTTGCAAGATAATCGAACAGAATTGTAATGAAGTATGCAGCAAACTGAAATAA
- a CDS encoding outer membrane beta-barrel protein, whose protein sequence is MKKLFIFFFMSIICLDVWSQGKLKTQCKFGFKFGSGMQTITGCPLKKIPRIAFMGGIWVQIKISKSWTIQAELTQIGKGTGLGLHQPKYGDYWLNLNYFEVPILFQYNKQNGYFEFGPSLAGLINTGEYIKGGALPYQTDLYPISKKDFSFNLGAGYVFNDKWRVGLRLTHSLLPVRKQLPATSHPVYNRGIILAVSRQINLKALRTRQSQDIE, encoded by the coding sequence ATGAAAAAGCTTTTTATTTTTTTTTTCATGTCAATTATTTGCCTTGATGTTTGGTCTCAAGGTAAATTAAAAACTCAATGTAAGTTTGGGTTTAAATTTGGTTCAGGAATGCAAACTATTACAGGCTGTCCCTTAAAAAAAATACCAAGAATTGCTTTCATGGGTGGAATATGGGTTCAGATAAAAATTAGTAAAAGTTGGACTATACAGGCTGAACTAACTCAAATTGGCAAAGGAACTGGGCTAGGCCTTCATCAACCCAAGTATGGCGATTATTGGCTAAATCTAAATTACTTTGAAGTCCCAATCCTCTTCCAATATAACAAGCAAAATGGTTACTTTGAATTTGGTCCAAGTTTAGCAGGATTAATCAATACTGGAGAATATATAAAGGGAGGAGCACTTCCGTACCAAACCGACCTTTATCCGATTAGTAAAAAAGACTTTTCTTTCAATCTAGGTGCAGGTTACGTATTTAACGACAAATGGCGTGTAGGATTACGATTGACTCACTCACTTCTTCCTGTTCGAAAACAATTACCTGCAACTTCTCATCCAGTTTACAATAGAGGTATTATCCTTGCTGTTAGCCGTCAAATAAACTTAAAGGCCTTAAGAACCAGGCAATCGCAAGACATCGAGTAA
- a CDS encoding type II toxin-antitoxin system RelE/ParE family toxin codes for MVKPISFKIIWDRKALDHFKDILTYLEKQSNQAPKIVKSTILARLDVIKTNPLISELDELKDAPNRDFRAFVVFSYRVTYQVKSDTKEIRILRIRHTSREPLGY; via the coding sequence ATGGTAAAGCCAATTTCCTTCAAAATAATATGGGACAGAAAAGCACTTGATCATTTTAAAGACATTTTAACTTATCTCGAAAAACAAAGTAATCAAGCTCCCAAAATCGTAAAAAGCACAATTCTCGCTCGCCTTGACGTTATTAAAACAAATCCTCTCATTTCTGAATTAGATGAATTAAAAGACGCTCCAAATAGGGATTTCAGAGCATTTGTAGTTTTTAGTTATCGAGTGACCTATCAAGTTAAATCCGACACAAAAGAAATTCGTATTCTTAGAATAAGACACACGAGTCGAGAACCGCTTGGTTATTAA
- the ccoS gene encoding cbb3-type cytochrome oxidase assembly protein CcoS — translation MSVIIILITASLLIAIGFLVAFIWSVKAGQYEDDYTPSVRMLFENTVAQKTSKNSELETKNLKPETRNKQEIKTLWK, via the coding sequence ATGAGTGTTATCATCATCTTAATTACAGCCAGTTTACTAATTGCCATCGGTTTTCTCGTGGCCTTTATCTGGTCGGTGAAAGCCGGGCAATACGAAGACGATTATACCCCTTCGGTAAGAATGTTGTTTGAGAACACCGTCGCACAAAAAACTTCTAAAAACTCCGAATTAGAAACAAAGAACTTGAAACCAGAAACAAGAAACAAACAAGAAATAAAAACACTATGGAAATAG